Below is a genomic region from Tepidiforma bonchosmolovskayae.
AGTGGCCGGCATGGTGGCCGGGATTATCGCCCTGCCGCTCTCGATCGCCCTCGCCGTAGCGGTCGGCGTCCCGCCGATCGCGGGCCTGTACACCGCCGTTTTCGCCGGCGCCGCAGCCGCCATCTTCGGCGGCTCCCGCTACAACATCACCGGGCCCACGGCAGCGCTTGTACCGCTGCTCAGCCATGTCGTCCTCGTCCATGGCCCGGGCGCCCTGCCGATGGTCGCCCTCCTGGCCGGCATCATCCTCGTCGCCATGGGCGTATTCCGTTTCGGTCGGCTGGTCCGCTACATGCCCGGGACGGTCATCGTCGGGTTCACGGCCGGCATCGCTCTCTCCATCGCGTTCGGCCAGCTCAATGCCTTCCTCGGCGTGACCGGCACGAATCCCTCGCTCGAGCACTTCCACGAACGCACGCTCGATACCTTCGGCCACCTCTCGACGGTCGGCCTCACCACCCCGGCCGTGGGCCTCGCCTCGCTGGCCATCCTCATCGCCTGGCCCCGGTTCGAACGCCGCATCCCCCCGGCGCTGGTCGCCGTCGTCGCGGTCACTGCCGTCACCTGGGCGCTCGGGATCGATACCGCGACCGTGGCCAGCAAGTACGGCGACCTCCCGCGCGAATTCCCCCGCCCCTCGTTCGGCTTCTTCGACGCCGCGCTCATCCCCGACCTCATCCAGCCCGCTATCGCGGTCGCCATCCTCGGCGGCGTCGAATCGCTCCTCTCGGCCGTGGTCGCCGATGGCATGGCCGGTCAGCGCATCCGCCACGACCCCGACCGCGAGCTGCGCGGGCAGGGCATCGCCAACATCGTCGTCCCCTTCTTCGGCGGCATCCCCGCAACCGCGGCCATCGCCCGGACCGCCGCGAGCATCCGCGCCGGCGCCACCTCCCGCCTTGCCGGGGTCTTCCACTCGGTCACCGTCCTCACCCTGACGCTCGCGCTCGGGCCGCTCGCCGGGCACATCCCGATGGCCACCCTCGCGGCCGTCCTCCTCATCACCGCCTGGAAGATTGCCGAAGTCCCCGAGGTCACCCGTCTCATCCGCCGGGCCCCGCGCGAAGATGTGCTCGTCCTCGTGGCCACCATCCTCATCACGCTCTTCTTGGACCTTACCTACGCCATCGGCTTCGGCGTCCTCGCGTCGACCATCCTCCTCGTGCGCCGGCTGGTGAACGTGCCCGCGGCCGCCGCCATGCTCCCCGACGCAAGCGGGCGGATTGCCCAGGTCTCCGACGAGCTCTCCGAGCTGATCAAGTCTCGGCCCGATATCGACTTCTTCACCGCCCAGGGCCTCCTGTCGTTCCACAGCGCGGCGTCGTTCGAATACCAGCTCCAGGGCGACGCCCACCGCCCGCTCATCCTCCGGATGAAGGACGTCCACCACATCGATACCACCGGCCTCCTCACCCTCGAGGGCATCATCGAGCACCGGAAGCAGCACGGCGGCCGCATCATCCTCACGGCCATCCAGCCCGAGGTGCGCCCCGTGCTCGAGCGGTTCGGCATCATCGACCTCCTCGGGCCCGAGAACGTCTTCGAGCATACGAAGTGCGCCATCGCCAGCATCGACCACCCCGACCAGCCCCACCCCGAGCACGAGCAGGGCGCACACCGGCTCGCCCGCGCCGGGTGACACCTCCCCCTCGGAGCTCCGCACCCGCCCCCGCACGCTGACCCCGAACTTCACACGGAGGTCAGCACCCCCTTGGCACTCACCCTCATCGAAGCCGCGAAGCTCAGCAACGATACCCTCCTCGCCGGCGTCATCGAGACAATCGCGCAGGAAAGCCCCGTCCTCCAGCGCCTCCCCTTCATCGAAATCGTCGGCAACGGCCTCACCTACAACCGCGAGAATGTCCCCCCGTCCGCTGCCTTCTACGACGTCGGCGACGACTGGGACGAGAGCACCCCGACCTTCACCCAGGCCACCGCCACCCTCAAAATCCTGGGCGGCGACGCCGACATCGATAACTTCCTCAGGGCCACCCGCTCCAACCTCCAGGACCTCGAAGCCGCCATCGTCCAGCTCAAGGCGAAGGCCGTCCAGGCGCTCTTCGACGACACCTTCATCAACGGCAACGCCGCCGCCAACCCGCGCAGCTTCGACGGCATCGACCGCCTCTGCGACCCGGCCCAGGTCGTCTCCATGGGCCCGAACGGCGGCACCCTCACCCTCGCCAAGCTCGATGAGCTGATCGACCGCGTCCGCGGCGGCAAGCCCGACCTCCTCCTCATGAGCCGCCGCTCCCGCCGCACGCTCAACGAGATCGCCCGCGCCTCCGGCGGCTTCCTCGAAGCCGACCGCGACGAGTTCGGCCGCATGGTCCAGTACTACGACGGCATCCCCATCGGTCTCAACGACTACATCGCCGATGACCAGGCCGTCGGCACGAGCACCGACTGCAGCACCATCTACGCCATGCAGTTCGGCGAGGGCGGCCTCGCCGGACTCACCGCCCCCGGCGGCCTCACTGTCGAGCGCGTCGGCAGCCTCGAAACGAAGGACGCCAGCCGCATCCGCGTGAAGTGGTACGCCGGCCTCGCCCTCTTCAACTCCGTCAAACTCGCCAAGCTCGTCGGCGTCCGCCCGTAACGGTCCATGCCCCGGCTGCGGCGGCGGGGTGAGCGGACCCGCCCCCGCCTACGCCGCCGCCAGCCGGTGGCGGCCCGCCTCCTTCGCCCGGTAGAGCGCCCGGTCCGCCGCCTCGTAGGTCACCGCGAGCGCATCGAGCGGCCGATCCTCCGGGGCCGGCTGCCACGGCGCAAAGCCGCCGCTGATCGTCACCGTCAGCGCCTGGCCGCCCCCGACCGCCACCTGCTCCCGGGCGACTTCGCCCACGCACCGCAGCGCAATCTCCTTCGCCTCCGCGGCCGGCACCGTGAAGAACACCGCAAACTCCTCCCCGCCGATCCGCCCCACCATCCCGGCCTCCCCGACCGTCCCCTCCAGCCGCTGCGCCACCTCCCGCAGCACCACATCGCCCGCCGGGTGCCCGTACGTGTCGTTGATCGTCTTGAAGTAGTCGATGTCGAAGATCGCGATCGCCGTCGGCGTGTGGGTCGCCGCCTGGTGGAACCACGCCCGCCGGTTCAGCGCCCCGGTCAGCGCATCGTGGTTCGCAAGGTACTCCGCCTCGATCCGCAGCCGGTCCAGCTCTGCGGCCTGCTCCTCCAACGCCACCGCGTTCGCCCGCAGCACCTCCATCGTTTCCTCCATCTCCTCCTCCGCCCGGACGATGTCGGTGATATCCCGCGCCACGATGTAGCTCTCGTCATCGGTCACCGCCGAGGCGTTGAACGACACCCACCGCCAGCTCCCATCGGCGTGGCGGAAGCGCCCCCGCAGGTCGTGGGCGTCCCGCCCTTCGAGCACCGCCCGTGCCCGTGCAATCTGCTCCCCCCGGTCGTCCGGGTGGACGAAGTGCCACAGGCTCTGCCCGATCAGCTCCTCCGGCTTCCATCCCAGCGTCCGCTCCCATGCGGGGCTCACCCGCTTGAACCGCCCGCGCCCCGTCACGATTGCCAGCATATCGATCGAATAGGCGAACACCCGGTCGCGGTCCCGCTCGGCCTCCCGCTCGGCCGTCACGTCCCGCCCGATGAAGACGAACCCGCCCGGCGCCTCGCCCGCCCCCGGCAGCGCCGAAATCGTCACCCAGATGGTCAGCTGCTCCCCATCCGGCCGCCGGTAGAGCCACTCCCGCTGGATGCTCACCCCGGGCCGCAGCTCCGCGATCAACGCCGCCAGCCCCCGGCCGATGCCCATCGCCGCCAGGTGCTCCACCGAAGGCAGCGCCCGCAGCTCCTCCGCGCTCAGCCCGAGGAGCGCCTCTGCTGCCGGGTTCGCCCGTGTGATCCGCCCCTGACCGTCCGTCGCAAGGATCGCCAGCCCCGCCCCGTCGAGAATCGCCCGCTGCAGCGCCAGCGCCTCCCCAAGCTCCGCCGTCCGCCGCGCCGCCAGCGCCTCCGCCCGCCGCCGCCAGGTGACCAGCAGCCACGCAGTCGCCGCCAGCAGCACGGTCAGCAGCGTCCCGGCCGCGCTCACCGTATCGGCCAGGGCCGCGTTGCTTGCCGGGAAGGCCGCTCCCGGCCGCACCTCCAGCCGCACCACCCTGCCCCCGAGCACCGCCCGCCGCACGACCGTCTCATCACCGGCCCGGCCGCCGGTCGCGAACAGCGCCGGCCCGCCCGCGGCCCCGTCGTCGTACACCGTGATCTCCACCCCCGGCGCCATCATTCCCAGCGCCGTGCGGTAGAACTCGTCCCGCACGAATACTGCAAACACCCAGCCCGTCACCGCCCGCTCGCGCGCATCCGCCTCCAGCGGCGCGGGCCGCTCCCCGTACACCGGCACGAAGAGGATGAACCCCGCCGTCCCGTCCCGCACCAGCGGCACCGTCCCCGTCATCTGCATCGACCCGGACCGCGCCGCCGCCAGCGCCGCCGCCCGCTGCTCCGGCGCGCTATCGAACCGCACCCCCAGCGAACCCCGGTTCTCTTCCAGCGGCTCCACGTACTGCACCACCCACGCCGGCCCGGCCGCCGGCCCGCTCCCCGGCACCGGCCGCACCTCAACCGGCGTGCCCCCCGGCCCCAGCCGCGACGCAAACGCCGGCAGCTCCTCCTCCGGCACCACCGCCGCGTACCCCACCGACCGGAACCCGGGGTACCGCTGCGCCACCCGCATCCCCTCCACGAACCCCCGCCACTCGTCCGCCGTCACCTCCTCCGAGGCGCCGAAGAGCGCCGCCCCGCCGAGCAGCACGTCTTCGTACGCCTCCAGCCGCCCCTCCAGCCGCTGCACCGCCTGGGCGGCCTCCGCGTCGAGGTGCTCCCGGTCGCGCGCGGCGCCCTCCGCCCGGAGCTGCCCGGCCAGCACGGCCGTGGCGGCCACCCCCGCGACGGCCACCGCCAGCGGCAGCACCGGTCCCCGGCCCAGCGCCCGCAGCAGCCAGCCGAATCGGCCCCTTCGCACGCAGTCTCCCCTCCGGCGGAGTCGGCTCCGTCCTCTTTCCATACGTTTCGGCAGGAAATCGCCCCCGCTGGAGTGCCTCCCTGCCCTTGGCGCTCCGCCCCCGCCCCGGCCACCTTCGCCCCATGGCCGCCCCGCTCCTCCGTCCCTACCAGCGCCGCGTCTTCCTCCCCCTCTGCCGCGGCCTGCTCACCGTCCGCCACGAGCAGTTCACCCTTCTCATGCCCCGCCAGTCCGGCAAGAACCAGCTCGCCGCCACCATCGTCACCGCCCTCCTCCTCGCCCACGCCCGCCGCGGCGGCAGCATCGTCATCTGCGCCCCCACCTTCCGCCCCCAGGCCGCCATCAGCCTCGAACGCACCCGCGCCATCCTCGAACCCGCCGCCCGCCGCGCCCGCCTCCAGCCCCAAATCGACGAGCACCGCATCCGCTGCGGCAACGCCGAAGCCGTCTTCCTCTCCGCCTCCGGCCATGCCCAGGTCGCCGGCCACACCGCCAGCATCGCCCTCCTCGCCGACGAAGCCCAGGACATCGACCCCGACTGGTTCGACCGCCAGTTCCGCCCCATGGCCGCCTCCACCGGCGCCCCCGCCCTCCTCTTCGGCACCCCCTGGGATGGCGACTCCCTCCTCGAACGCGCCATCGCCCGCAACGCCGGCCGCACCGCCGCCGGCCTCCCTCTCCACTACACCGTCTCCTGGCAGGAGGTCGCCCGCGACGTGCCCATCTACGGCCAGTATGTCGAACGCGAACGCCAGCGCCTCGGCGCCCAGAACCCCCTCTACCTCAGCCAGTACGAACTGATCGCCTCCCGCACCAGCGCCCGCCTCCTCTCCGCCGAGTCCCTTGCCCGCATCGAAGGCGGCCACGCCCTGCTCGAAGGCCCCCGCGCCGGCGAACGGTACGTCGCCGGGCTCGACCCCGCCGGGACCGGCCCCGATGCCACCGTCCTCGCCATCGGCCGCATCCAGCCCGGGCGCCGCCTCGAAATCGTCGCCTTCGAAACCTGGCAGGGCGCCGACCTCGCCGGCTTCGCCCCCCGCATCGCCAGCATCGCCGCCCGCTGGGGGCTCGAACGGCTCGCCATCGATGCCACCGGCCTCGGCCAGCCGCTCGCCGCCGCGCTCGAACCCCACCTCGGCCGCGCCCTCCTCCCCGTCGCCTTCAGCCAGCAGACGAAGAGCGCCCTCGGCTGGGAGCTCATCGCCGCCTGCGAAACCGGCCGCCTCGCCCTGCCCGCGCCCGCCGGCGGCGAACCCGACCTCCGCCAGTGCTGGGACGAACTCCGCGCCTGCCGCCGCAGCCTCCGCATCGGCGGCATCCTCCACTGGGAAGCCCCCGCCGGCCAGCATGACGACTTCGTCGCCGCCCTCGCCCTCGCCCTCCACGCCGCCGGCGCCCTCCCCCAGGAGCGCACCGCCCGCGGCAGAAGGAGTTAGAAGGGAGGAGGGAGCCCCGTCCCCTCGCCAGCCGCCCCGCCCAGGGAAGAGGGAGCCCCGCCCCCTCGCCAGCCGCCCCGCCGAGGGAGGAGGGATCCCCGGCCATCCCTGCCGCCCCGCCGAGGGAGAAGGGAAGAGATGCTCACCCTGCTCCCTTCTCCCTCCTCCCTGGGGCGGAAGGGCGAGCGGCGGAGGGGCTCCCTCCTCCCTCCTCCCTCCTCCCCGGGGCGGCCGGGCGGGGCTCCCTTCTCTAACAAAATTCCTACTGACACGCATCAGGGTTTTCCCGTATCCTCACCGTGGTGTTCACTATTCCTTCCCCTACCGTGGGGAAGCGTGACACCCGCGGGGCAGCCGCGTTGCCGCCCGGCGGTCGCTTTGAGACAAGGCCGTTTCCACCGGGTAGGCGAAAGCGGCGCCAGCAGCAAGGGAAACGGGAGGCGACCACAGAGCACACGGACGCAGACCACGGGGGTCCGAAAGCGCCGGGGAGGAATCAGCGCTCGACCTTCATCAGCCTGCCGGCACGGGACAGCCGGCCCTTGCGAGGACGGAGGTATCTATGACACTCGCACTCTACGGAAAGAGCCGACGGCGCCAGGGCGCGCTCCTTACCGCTGCGCTCCTCGCCGTCATCATCGCAACCATCGGCGCCCTCAGCGCCATCACCAGCGCCTTCGCGCATTCGGCCACGGTTACCGGTACCGCAGTGTGCACTTCAGGCGGCTGGAAGGTCGATTGGAAAATTACCGGCGATACGCCCTCCAAAAACATGCATATAACGTCGTTCACCGTTACGGGTGGAAGCACGACGACCAGTCCAACCCCAAATCCGGTGCCACAAGGCACGAACCCTCAAACGGCGACAGCCCAGACCACCGGGATTGCGTTGAGTGTGTCGTCGGTAACCGCCACGGCACAGGTGTACTGGATCAAGAACGACGGGAGCGACCGCTACCCGGCTAGTGGCACGAAGACATACACCAAAACGGTTCAGAAACCGTCGAACTGCGCCACCATCATCATCAAGAAGGTCGTCGCCGGGCAGGGCGCCGACCCCAACGCCACCTTCACGGCTTCGGTGGACAACGAGGACGAGCCGGAGGGCGACGCCTCGAACCTCAGTTTCAGCCAGAACTCCCCGTACACCCACGTCTTCGGCGGCCACGGGTCCGATGACGACTTCATCGTCACGGAGACTGGCGTCGCCAGCGGCTACGAGGTCGTCGGGAGCTGGGAAGGCGAAGGCAACGCAACGTGCCCCCAGGTGGGCAGCAACGATTGGGACACGAGCACGGGCGGCGACAACCGGAAAAATCAGCAAAAGCAAAAGATCGAAGGCCTTGGCTCCGCGACGAAGACGGTCTGCTTCCTGAACGTCAAGGTCACCGCGAAAACGTGCAAAGACCTCGGCCTGCAGCTCATCGACAAGTTCAACCTCAACGGGAATTCCTACAACTGGGAAACGGACAGCGGCGGCCAGCAGGTGACCATCGGCGCCGGTTCCAACGCCACCGGCGGCAACTGGACCTCGACCGTCTCGATCGGTGCGGTGATCGTCAAGGGGGGCAGCGGTCCAGTCGCGTACAAGGTCTTCCCCTTCCCGCCCCCGTACCCTGCGGACACCTACGCGGGCAGCTTCGATAACAGCGGCCTGATCAACTGGGGCGGCAACACCCCGGCCGTGTCGCATGTCGAGTTCTGCCAAGGCACCACCACGCCGAAGGGCACCCTCATCGTCGGCAAGGTGAAGGACCCGTCCGCCGGTGTACCGAACGCCGATGGCTCCCAGTTCTCCGGCACCGCCACCAACCAGGGGAACGCCGCTGTCATCAACTGGGGTCCTATCACGTTCAGCAGCTTCGCCACCCTCAGCAACACCCCGGCCGGCACCTACACCCTCGCCGAGACCAGCACCCAGAACGGCTGGACTCCGTACGGCTGGGCGTCCGGCTCGCTCAACCAGCAGGGCCAGCCCGTCTGCCCGTCTGAAAAGAGCAGCTACACCGCAGGCAGCACGAAGTCGAACGTGCAGGTCAACAGCAACGCGACGACGGTCGTCTGTGTGATGAACACCAAGACGGCGCAAACCCCGTCGATCTCCAAGGCGAAGGCGTCCGATGGCTACTCAGGCGGCTACGCCTACTGGGAGATCGCCGTCGTTAACCCGGAGAACATCGCCCAGAACGTCCGGATTGATGACGCGAACGTCACCTTCGTCTCCGTCACCAACGGCAGCTGCAGTGACAGCGATTTCAGCGACGGCAGCATCACCTGCTCGGTCAACGCCAACAGCACGATGACCGTTAAGGTGAAGCGCGCCATCACCACGACCTGCCACGAGCAGACGGTCAACAACACGGCGACCGTGTACCTGCTGCCCGCGGTCGGCGGCAACCCGGTGAAGATCGGCGACGCCGGCGGCACCGACGCCACCGCCTACACCATCCCCGGCGACGAATCGAAGTGCGGACTGCCCACCATCACCAAGACGGCGAACACCTCGCAAACGAGCGACCCGAACGCCATCTCGTGGACCGTCACCGTCACGAACCCCAACGGCACCAATGGCATCCAGCGCACCGTCTGGATCAAGGACCCGAACGTCACCGTCGTCGGCAACCCGACCTTTACCGGTGGCGCCCTGTGCCCCATACCGACCAACAGCTCCTTCGAGACTGAGCTCAACGGCAGCGGCGTCCCGTGCACCATGCCGGCCGGTTCGAGCATCACCTTCACGGTCAAGCCCGAGGACCAGCCGACCCGCACGTGCGAGCCGCAGAGCTTCACCAACACGGCATACCTCTACATCGGCTCCCAGACGTCGCAGCCGGTCACGGCTCAGGGCGACACCATCACCCTCTCGGGCGACCCCAGCCTCTGCACCCGCAACGTCACCATCTGCAAGGTCCTCGAGAACAACAACGACGGGATCGTCCGCTCCGGCACCATCTCCTTCGACGTCCGACCGCAGAGCAGCTCGCCAATCGCGGTACACATCAGCAACGTCACGGAAGGCCAGCAGACGGCGCCGTGCACCACGGTCCAGGTCCCGGCCAACAAGTCCTTCGACGTCGTCGAGTGGGCGAGCCGCCCGACCGGCTGGAACGGCGACGAGTCTGGCTACCCGCAGTACCAGATCGGCGGCGGCACGAAGGTGTCGAACAACACCACCACGACGATCGCAGCCGGCAATGACCCCGTCACCATCACCTTCTACAACAAGGAGAAGCTGCCCGAGATCAAGGTCCGCTTCCAGAAGGTCATCTGCCCGAACTTCTCCGATGTGGCCATCAACCCCGGCGGCGGTGCCTACGACATCGGCAAGCCCGTCTTCCCCGGCGGCGGCCTCCAGGGCCAGCTGAATCAGACCGCGGCGCCCCCCGACGGTAACGACATCGTCACTCCGTCGAACGACGGCCGCAGCAGCAACTGCCACCTCTGGGGCGGCCCGGGCGGCCCGGGCGAATCCGGCGACTGGAACTTCTACCTGAAGTCCAAGGACGGCAGCTCGACGCTCGCCACCATCGGCCACCCGGCGGGGCAGCAGTACGGCGAGCCTACGCTCACGGCCGAGCAGCTCCAGCTCGCCCTCCAGGCGAGCACCCTCCGCGTGGAAGAGGAGCTCCGCCCCGGCTACGCCTTCGCCGGCCTCAAGTGCTGGAAGGACCACCTGAACCAGGACAACTGGGAGTGGATCGACTTCTCGAATGGCCTCCCCGGCCCCAACGACACCGTCTGGTGCATCGCCTACAACGTCCCGTTCAAGACGATCACCATCCACAAGACGTTCTTCGGCGACTCCTCCATCACCAGCGAGGACTATCCGACCTTCACCCTGAGCCCGGCCCCGTGGACCGGTTGGGAGTTCAACCAGTACTGCACCGTGATAACGGCAGGCACGCCGTATGGCGGCGGGGTTGGTGTGGCGTGGTCGTGCACCGTGCCCGCCAGCTGGGCCGGTTCGGTCACCGAGACGCCCGCCGCCGGCTGGGAGATCTGCCCCGCAACGTTCCAGGTCGGGAACGGTGGTATCCCGGTCACCTACGACTACTCCTTCCTGAACTGCAAGAAGAGCAGCATCGTCGTCAAGAAGGTCGTGACCAACGTCGAGAACGACACCACCCAGTTCACCGTCACCCTCAGCGACGGTAGCCAGTCGTCGCAGACCGGCCAAATCGCCGAGTGGAACGGCTCCGGCCCGGTGAACGCCACCTTCGGCAACCTCTCGCCGAACACCACCTACACCATCACCGAGGGGCCGCAGAACGGCTACCAGGTCCTCGGCTGGGCACTCGCCAACGAGAACGGCACCTGCCCGGCTCAGCCGGCGAACACCGGTGCCGTCGCCCAAGTGGCGCCAAAACCCGGCGCATCGGCGGTGGTCTGCTTCTATAACGAGCGCTTCGGCAACGTGGTCGTCGACAAGGCCGTCTCCACCAACACCGCCACGCCGGGCGTCCCCTTCACCTGGACGATCACGGTGAGCGTCGCCGACGGCCCGACCTCCTCGGCCCTCACCCTCACCGATACCCTGCCGCCGGGCTTCACCTACGGCAGCCCGTCGGCCACGTCGCCGCTGAGCTGCACGCTCACCGCGGGCCAGCTCTCCTGCACCCTGCCGCAGAACACGCCCATCGGCACCTACACGGTGACCATCCAGGCCACCGCGCCGACCGGCACGTTCACAATCTGCGGCGGGCACACCAACACGGTCAGCTTCTCCGGCGCCGGCATCGAAGGCACTGACTCCGCCACCGTGACGGTGGGCTGCGTCGCCAGCGACGGCACCATCCTCGTCCGCAAGGTGGTCCTCGGCCAGCCCGGCGATACCACCCAGTTCACCGCCGGGCTCACCGGCCCAGGCATCGAGGGCACCGCCACGCAGCCGTTCAGCCAGCAGCTGGTCGGCATCTTCCCCGGCCTCGCGGCAGGCACCTTCACCGTCAGCGAGCAGCCGCAGGGCGGCTACCAGTACGCAGGCTGGGCCTACGGCACCATCGTGGGCAACCAGGTGCAGTGCCCGGCGCAGCCGACCAGCAGCGCCGCCAGCACGGACGTCACGCTGACGAACACCTCCCCGCTGGCCGCCGTCTGCTTCTACAACGAAGCACGGGTCACGATCCGCGTGGAGAAGGTGCTCAACGTCATCGGCTTCACCAACCCCGGCCCAGGCTGGCAGTTCACCCTCACCGGTTGCGGCATCACCCCGCAAACGAAGACGACCGATGCGAACGGCGTGGCGGAATTCACCGACCTGCCGCCGGCGATCGGCTGCCAGTACACGGTGACCGAGACGGTGCAGGCCGGGTGGACGCCGCAGTTCGTCTCCCAG
It encodes:
- a CDS encoding SulP family inorganic anion transporter, whose protein sequence is MTLRAALPFERPSLPARPSLAELRANAVAGMVAGIIALPLSIALAVAVGVPPIAGLYTAVFAGAAAAIFGGSRYNITGPTAALVPLLSHVVLVHGPGALPMVALLAGIILVAMGVFRFGRLVRYMPGTVIVGFTAGIALSIAFGQLNAFLGVTGTNPSLEHFHERTLDTFGHLSTVGLTTPAVGLASLAILIAWPRFERRIPPALVAVVAVTAVTWALGIDTATVASKYGDLPREFPRPSFGFFDAALIPDLIQPAIAVAILGGVESLLSAVVADGMAGQRIRHDPDRELRGQGIANIVVPFFGGIPATAAIARTAASIRAGATSRLAGVFHSVTVLTLTLALGPLAGHIPMATLAAVLLITAWKIAEVPEVTRLIRRAPREDVLVLVATILITLFLDLTYAIGFGVLASTILLVRRLVNVPAAAAMLPDASGRIAQVSDELSELIKSRPDIDFFTAQGLLSFHSAASFEYQLQGDAHRPLILRMKDVHHIDTTGLLTLEGIIEHRKQHGGRIILTAIQPEVRPVLERFGIIDLLGPENVFEHTKCAIASIDHPDQPHPEHEQGAHRLARAG
- a CDS encoding major capsid protein: MALTLIEAAKLSNDTLLAGVIETIAQESPVLQRLPFIEIVGNGLTYNRENVPPSAAFYDVGDDWDESTPTFTQATATLKILGGDADIDNFLRATRSNLQDLEAAIVQLKAKAVQALFDDTFINGNAAANPRSFDGIDRLCDPAQVVSMGPNGGTLTLAKLDELIDRVRGGKPDLLLMSRRSRRTLNEIARASGGFLEADRDEFGRMVQYYDGIPIGLNDYIADDQAVGTSTDCSTIYAMQFGEGGLAGLTAPGGLTVERVGSLETKDASRIRVKWYAGLALFNSVKLAKLVGVRP
- a CDS encoding sensor domain-containing diguanylate cyclase — encoded protein: MRRGRFGWLLRALGRGPVLPLAVAVAGVAATAVLAGQLRAEGAARDREHLDAEAAQAVQRLEGRLEAYEDVLLGGAALFGASEEVTADEWRGFVEGMRVAQRYPGFRSVGYAAVVPEEELPAFASRLGPGGTPVEVRPVPGSGPAAGPAWVVQYVEPLEENRGSLGVRFDSAPEQRAAALAAARSGSMQMTGTVPLVRDGTAGFILFVPVYGERPAPLEADARERAVTGWVFAVFVRDEFYRTALGMMAPGVEITVYDDGAAGGPALFATGGRAGDETVVRRAVLGGRVVRLEVRPGAAFPASNAALADTVSAAGTLLTVLLAATAWLLVTWRRRAEALAARRTAELGEALALQRAILDGAGLAILATDGQGRITRANPAAEALLGLSAEELRALPSVEHLAAMGIGRGLAALIAELRPGVSIQREWLYRRPDGEQLTIWVTISALPGAGEAPGGFVFIGRDVTAEREAERDRDRVFAYSIDMLAIVTGRGRFKRVSPAWERTLGWKPEELIGQSLWHFVHPDDRGEQIARARAVLEGRDAHDLRGRFRHADGSWRWVSFNASAVTDDESYIVARDITDIVRAEEEMEETMEVLRANAVALEEQAAELDRLRIEAEYLANHDALTGALNRRAWFHQAATHTPTAIAIFDIDYFKTINDTYGHPAGDVVLREVAQRLEGTVGEAGMVGRIGGEEFAVFFTVPAAEAKEIALRCVGEVAREQVAVGGGQALTVTISGGFAPWQPAPEDRPLDALAVTYEAADRALYRAKEAGRHRLAAA
- a CDS encoding phage terminase large subunit family protein codes for the protein MAAPLLRPYQRRVFLPLCRGLLTVRHEQFTLLMPRQSGKNQLAATIVTALLLAHARRGGSIVICAPTFRPQAAISLERTRAILEPAARRARLQPQIDEHRIRCGNAEAVFLSASGHAQVAGHTASIALLADEAQDIDPDWFDRQFRPMAASTGAPALLFGTPWDGDSLLERAIARNAGRTAAGLPLHYTVSWQEVARDVPIYGQYVERERQRLGAQNPLYLSQYELIASRTSARLLSAESLARIEGGHALLEGPRAGERYVAGLDPAGTGPDATVLAIGRIQPGRRLEIVAFETWQGADLAGFAPRIASIAARWGLERLAIDATGLGQPLAAALEPHLGRALLPVAFSQQTKSALGWELIAACETGRLALPAPAGGEPDLRQCWDELRACRRSLRIGGILHWEAPAGQHDDFVAALALALHAAGALPQERTARGRRS
- a CDS encoding DUF11 domain-containing protein; the encoded protein is MTLALYGKSRRRQGALLTAALLAVIIATIGALSAITSAFAHSATVTGTAVCTSGGWKVDWKITGDTPSKNMHITSFTVTGGSTTTSPTPNPVPQGTNPQTATAQTTGIALSVSSVTATAQVYWIKNDGSDRYPASGTKTYTKTVQKPSNCATIIIKKVVAGQGADPNATFTASVDNEDEPEGDASNLSFSQNSPYTHVFGGHGSDDDFIVTETGVASGYEVVGSWEGEGNATCPQVGSNDWDTSTGGDNRKNQQKQKIEGLGSATKTVCFLNVKVTAKTCKDLGLQLIDKFNLNGNSYNWETDSGGQQVTIGAGSNATGGNWTSTVSIGAVIVKGGSGPVAYKVFPFPPPYPADTYAGSFDNSGLINWGGNTPAVSHVEFCQGTTTPKGTLIVGKVKDPSAGVPNADGSQFSGTATNQGNAAVINWGPITFSSFATLSNTPAGTYTLAETSTQNGWTPYGWASGSLNQQGQPVCPSEKSSYTAGSTKSNVQVNSNATTVVCVMNTKTAQTPSISKAKASDGYSGGYAYWEIAVVNPENIAQNVRIDDANVTFVSVTNGSCSDSDFSDGSITCSVNANSTMTVKVKRAITTTCHEQTVNNTATVYLLPAVGGNPVKIGDAGGTDATAYTIPGDESKCGLPTITKTANTSQTSDPNAISWTVTVTNPNGTNGIQRTVWIKDPNVTVVGNPTFTGGALCPIPTNSSFETELNGSGVPCTMPAGSSITFTVKPEDQPTRTCEPQSFTNTAYLYIGSQTSQPVTAQGDTITLSGDPSLCTRNVTICKVLENNNDGIVRSGTISFDVRPQSSSPIAVHISNVTEGQQTAPCTTVQVPANKSFDVVEWASRPTGWNGDESGYPQYQIGGGTKVSNNTTTTIAAGNDPVTITFYNKEKLPEIKVRFQKVICPNFSDVAINPGGGAYDIGKPVFPGGGLQGQLNQTAAPPDGNDIVTPSNDGRSSNCHLWGGPGGPGESGDWNFYLKSKDGSSTLATIGHPAGQQYGEPTLTAEQLQLALQASTLRVEEELRPGYAFAGLKCWKDHLNQDNWEWIDFSNGLPGPNDTVWCIAYNVPFKTITIHKTFFGDSSITSEDYPTFTLSPAPWTGWEFNQYCTVITAGTPYGGGVGVAWSCTVPASWAGSVTETPAAGWEICPATFQVGNGGIPVTYDYSFLNCKKSSIVVKKVVTNVENDTTQFTVTLSDGSQSSQTGQIAEWNGSGPVNATFGNLSPNTTYTITEGPQNGYQVLGWALANENGTCPAQPANTGAVAQVAPKPGASAVVCFYNERFGNVVVDKAVSTNTATPGVPFTWTITVSVADGPTSSALTLTDTLPPGFTYGSPSATSPLSCTLTAGQLSCTLPQNTPIGTYTVTIQATAPTGTFTICGGHTNTVSFSGAGIEGTDSATVTVGCVASDGTILVRKVVLGQPGDTTQFTAGLTGPGIEGTATQPFSQQLVGIFPGLAAGTFTVSEQPQGGYQYAGWAYGTIVGNQVQCPAQPTSSAASTDVTLTNTSPLAAVCFYNEARVTIRVEKVLNVIGFTNPGPGWQFTLTGCGITPQTKTTDANGVAEFTDLPPAIGCQYTVTETVQAGWTPQFVSQTAAPTQGGQGVTLKFLNIRVYDPPCVDPSDQRCQPPVTTTPPTTPPTTPPTTTTPPTTPPTTVTPPTNTPTPTPTNTPVTQVAGEKTPGPGASPTPLAPSTGYGFGGAQGGMSLLLVLAGLISLSLGLGFIALGRRTNR